One genomic segment of Kogia breviceps isolate mKogBre1 chromosome 11, mKogBre1 haplotype 1, whole genome shotgun sequence includes these proteins:
- the LOC131765493 gene encoding retinol dehydrogenase 12-like encodes MSLWSLLSTPVWGPGSVLLILVLLLTLSVQVWHKLYLWDLQCCSTDLTGKIAVVTGANSGIGKAVSQELARRGARVILACRSRVRGQRALAEIQAASKSNSLLLGDLSCMNSIRSFAQCLLQEYPEIHLLVNNAAVCGFPTTLTPEGLDLTFATNYTGPFLLTNLLQGALQRAGSARVVNVSSFRQAHGYIDEEHLIGAGRPLTFNQNYDCSKLLLASFTGKLAQRLQGTGVTVNSVDPGVVYTKIMRHFSWPYHFLFWLLSFFFKDSKQGAIPVLYLCLAKELDGISGKHFNSSCVITLPPEAAQDCHVAQSLWNTSVRLTNLDKVD; translated from the exons ATGTCACTGTGGTCTCTACTCAGCACCCCAGTCTGGGGTCCTGGCTCTGTCCTCCTCATTCTGGTCCTCCTGCTTACACTAAGTGTGCAGGTCTGGCATAAGCTGTATCTTTGGGACCTCCAGTGCTGCTCCACGGATTTGACTGGGAAGATAGCAGTGGTAACTGGGGCCAACAGTG GCATCGGGAAGGCTGTGTCCCAGGAGCTGGCCCGCCGCGGGGCACGTGTGATCCTGGCCTGCCGTAGCCGGGTGCGTGGACAGCGAGCCCTGGCCGAGATACAAGCAGCGTCAAAGAGCAACAGCCTCCTGCTTGGTGACCTGAGCTGTATGAACTCCATCCGAAGCTTTGCTCAGTGTCTTCTGCAGGAGTATCCTGAGATACATCTACtggtaaacaatgctgcagtctGTG GATTCCCCACTACACTTACCCCAGAGGGCCTTGATCTCACCTTTGCCACCAACTACACTGGGCCCTTTCTGCTCACAAATCTGCTCCAAG GGGCCCTTCAGCGGGCAGGGTCAGCCCGGGTAGTGAATGTGTCTTCCTTCCGGCAAGCACATGGGTACATTGATGAAGAACATCTGATAGGGGCTGGTAGACCTTTGACCTTCAACCAGAACTATGACTGCAGCAAACTTCTTTTGGCCTCATTCACTGGGAAGCTTGCCCAGAGACTGCAAGGGACAG gtGTGACTGTGAACTCTGTGGACCCAGGTGTTGTATACACGAAGATCATGAGGCATTTCTCTTGGCCATATCACTTCCTCTTCTGGCTCCTCAGCTTCTTCTTTAAG GATAGCAAACAAGGTGCAATCCCAGTCCTCTACCTGTGCTTGGCAAAGGAGCTGGATGGCATTTCTGGAAAACATTTTAACAGTTCCTGTGTGATAACTCTTCCCCCTGAAGCTGCTCAGGATTGTCACGTGGCCCAAAGCCTCTGGAATACCTCAGTCCGACTAACAAACCTAGACAAGGTGGATTGA
- the C11H2orf81 gene encoding uncharacterized protein C2orf81 homolog isoform X1, with amino-acid sequence MAHEGPRQVRDRGVTRSKAEKARPPTVPVLQVDIVPGRLTEAEWMELTALEEGEEVVGDILADLLARVMDSAFKVYLTQQCIPFIISEAREAMLQITEWRFLARDEGESAVAEDPTWGEDEEPLPCTIDAWAQGSVPVLHALTSVGLKENFQGEETGPRGPFEKLDDQARGHLFAVGSLNGSIQLSGEMAPAGSPHPSLELSLVASPQASVERAQPLSSQFSFEDLYSSAPQPHRPELQEEKVPRIPSVVSVSGPSAGGPTRLSSSGGFQP; translated from the exons ATGGCGCACGAAGGCCCG AGGCAGGTCCGAGACCGCGGGGTGACCCGATCCAAGGCGGAAAAGGCGCGCCCGCCTACGGTTCCGGTGCTGCAGGTGGACATAGTGCCTGGGCGGCTCACTGAGGCCGAGTGGATGGAGCTCACGGCTCTCGAAGAGGGCGAGGAAGTGGTGGGGGACATCTTGGCTGATCTGCTGGCCCGAGTCATGGACTCTGCCTTTAAAGTCTACCTGACCCAGCAG TGCATTCCATTCATCATCAGTGAGGCACGGGAAGCCATGCTGCAGATCACCGAGTGGCGCTTCCTGGCCAGGGACGAGGGAGAATCTGCAGTGGCAGAGGACCCCACATGGGGCGAGGACGAGGAACCCTTGCCTTGCACGATAGACGCCTGGGCTCAGGGATCCGTGCCCGTGCTGCACGCGCTGACCTCGGTGGGGCTGAAGGAGAACTTCCAAGGCGAA GAGACAGGGCCCAGGGGTCCTTTCGAGAAACTGGACGACCAGGCGAGGGGCCACCTGTTTGCAGTCGGATCCTTGAACGGGAGCATCCAACTGTCGGGAGAGATGGCGCCCGCCGGCAGTCCCCACCCTTCTCTGGAGCTGTCCTTGGTAGCCAGCCCTCAGGCCTCTGTCGAGAGGGCACAGCCCCTCAGCTCTCAGTTCTCGTTTGAGGACCTCTACTCTTCGGCGCCGCAGCCGCACCGGCCGGAGCTCCAGGAGGAGAAGGTGCCCCGCATCCCCTCGGTCGTGTCGGTGTCCGGCCCCTCTGCGGGCGGCCCGACCAGGCTCAGCTCCTCCGGGGGGTTCCAGCCGTAG
- the C11H2orf81 gene encoding uncharacterized protein C2orf81 homolog isoform X2, whose product MELTALEEGEEVVGDILADLLARVMDSAFKVYLTQQCIPFIISEAREAMLQITEWRFLARDEGESAVAEDPTWGEDEEPLPCTIDAWAQGSVPVLHALTSVGLKENFQGEETGPRGPFEKLDDQARGHLFAVGSLNGSIQLSGEMAPAGSPHPSLELSLVASPQASVERAQPLSSQFSFEDLYSSAPQPHRPELQEEKVPRIPSVVSVSGPSAGGPTRLSSSGGFQP is encoded by the exons ATGGAGCTCACGGCTCTCGAAGAGGGCGAGGAAGTGGTGGGGGACATCTTGGCTGATCTGCTGGCCCGAGTCATGGACTCTGCCTTTAAAGTCTACCTGACCCAGCAG TGCATTCCATTCATCATCAGTGAGGCACGGGAAGCCATGCTGCAGATCACCGAGTGGCGCTTCCTGGCCAGGGACGAGGGAGAATCTGCAGTGGCAGAGGACCCCACATGGGGCGAGGACGAGGAACCCTTGCCTTGCACGATAGACGCCTGGGCTCAGGGATCCGTGCCCGTGCTGCACGCGCTGACCTCGGTGGGGCTGAAGGAGAACTTCCAAGGCGAA GAGACAGGGCCCAGGGGTCCTTTCGAGAAACTGGACGACCAGGCGAGGGGCCACCTGTTTGCAGTCGGATCCTTGAACGGGAGCATCCAACTGTCGGGAGAGATGGCGCCCGCCGGCAGTCCCCACCCTTCTCTGGAGCTGTCCTTGGTAGCCAGCCCTCAGGCCTCTGTCGAGAGGGCACAGCCCCTCAGCTCTCAGTTCTCGTTTGAGGACCTCTACTCTTCGGCGCCGCAGCCGCACCGGCCGGAGCTCCAGGAGGAGAAGGTGCCCCGCATCCCCTCGGTCGTGTCGGTGTCCGGCCCCTCTGCGGGCGGCCCGACCAGGCTCAGCTCCTCCGGGGGGTTCCAGCCGTAG